From the Gordonia bronchialis DSM 43247 genome, one window contains:
- a CDS encoding NADP-dependent oxidoreductase, with protein sequence MSDVSTQIQLVNRPHGWPTQDDFRTVDVELDQLAPGQVRVANEFISVDPYMRGRMIDTRSYIPPFALGATMTGGAVGRVVTSTVDALPVGSLVLHQFGWRDIAQGEASDFRLLPEPPEGMASSVYLGMLGMTGLTAYVGLLTVAAMQPGDTVFVSGAAGAVGTAVGQIARRKGASRVIGSAGSAEKVALLTERYGFDAAFNYKDGPVRTQLRDAAPDGIDVYFDNVGGDHLEAALDSFNDGGRATLCGAIAQYNNTSRTPGPTNMTNIVTRGLTLTGFTVGNYLDQTAEFNREMGGWLTDGSVVHDETVVDGVENAVDAFLGLMRGVNRGKMVVRTQR encoded by the coding sequence ATGTCCGACGTCAGCACCCAGATTCAACTCGTCAATCGCCCGCACGGCTGGCCCACGCAGGACGACTTCCGCACCGTCGACGTCGAACTCGACCAACTCGCACCGGGACAGGTGCGGGTGGCCAACGAGTTCATCTCGGTCGATCCGTACATGCGGGGCCGGATGATCGACACCCGCAGCTACATCCCGCCGTTCGCGCTGGGTGCGACGATGACCGGCGGTGCGGTCGGCCGGGTCGTCACCTCCACCGTGGACGCCCTTCCGGTGGGCAGCCTGGTTCTGCACCAGTTCGGCTGGCGTGACATCGCCCAGGGCGAAGCGTCCGACTTTCGCCTCCTGCCCGAACCCCCGGAGGGCATGGCGTCATCGGTTTACCTGGGCATGCTCGGGATGACCGGTCTCACCGCCTATGTCGGCCTGCTGACCGTCGCCGCCATGCAACCCGGCGACACCGTCTTCGTGTCCGGCGCCGCCGGCGCCGTGGGCACTGCGGTCGGTCAGATCGCCCGACGCAAGGGCGCTTCGCGCGTCATCGGTTCGGCGGGCAGCGCCGAGAAGGTCGCACTGCTCACCGAGCGGTACGGCTTCGACGCCGCCTTCAATTACAAGGACGGTCCGGTGCGCACTCAGCTCCGCGACGCCGCACCCGACGGCATCGACGTCTACTTCGACAACGTGGGCGGCGATCACCTCGAAGCCGCCCTCGATTCCTTCAACGACGGCGGGCGGGCCACGCTGTGTGGCGCAATCGCCCAGTACAACAACACCTCTCGTACCCCCGGGCCGACCAACATGACCAACATCGTCACTCGCGGGCTCACCCTGACCGGCTTCACCGTCGGCAACTACCTCGATCAGACGGCGGAGTTCAACCGCGAGATGGGCGGATGGCTCACCGACGGAAGCGTCGTCCACGACGAGACCGTCGTCGACGGCGTGGAGAACGCGGTGGATGCGTTCCTCGGACTGATGCGCGGTGTCAATCGCGGCAAGATGGTCGTGCGCACGCAGAGGTGA
- a CDS encoding DUF1304 domain-containing protein codes for MFLITALVAFVAVAIHCYIFVLEAFWWSTPRGRAVFGTTETEAAHTRALAFNQGFYNLFLAAIAAIGAVLLLADRHAVGAALVYAGCGAMALAGIVLISSDRSKARPALVQLTPPLLAIAALTVALA; via the coding sequence ATGTTTCTCATCACAGCCCTCGTCGCGTTCGTCGCCGTGGCCATTCACTGCTACATCTTCGTGCTCGAGGCGTTCTGGTGGTCGACCCCGCGGGGCCGCGCCGTCTTCGGCACCACGGAGACCGAGGCAGCACACACGCGGGCGCTCGCTTTCAACCAGGGCTTCTACAACCTGTTCCTGGCTGCGATCGCCGCGATCGGCGCCGTACTGCTGCTCGCCGACCGACATGCCGTCGGGGCCGCCCTCGTGTATGCCGGATGCGGCGCGATGGCCCTGGCCGGCATCGTCCTGATCAGCTCCGATCGCTCAAAGGCGCGCCCGGCGCTCGTGCAACTGACTCCCCCGCTGCTCGCGATCGCCGCACTCACCGTGGCCCTGGCCTGA
- a CDS encoding TetR/AcrR family transcriptional regulator, producing MGRRPGFDAAQVIAVSRNLFWSRGFDAVSVSDVEAATGLSRSSLYHAFGSMRGLFDAAVNDYLDNVVRPRLSALRGDDVDGDALPDYLRGLSAAIEHLERSDAPTGCLLIGTASGTLATDDTIRRVIADYHAELLAAITRGVRARYPSDTDPEVSARATAITGAVVAAMTLARVDSAAAVDLVDVTLATLR from the coding sequence ATGGGGCGCAGGCCGGGTTTCGACGCCGCGCAGGTCATTGCCGTGTCCCGAAATCTGTTCTGGAGCAGAGGTTTCGACGCAGTATCGGTGTCCGACGTGGAGGCTGCGACCGGGCTGTCGCGCTCGAGCCTGTACCACGCCTTCGGCAGCATGCGCGGATTGTTCGACGCCGCGGTGAACGACTATCTCGACAACGTGGTGCGACCGCGGCTGAGTGCGCTGCGCGGTGACGACGTCGACGGCGACGCACTGCCCGACTATCTGCGGGGCCTGTCGGCGGCGATCGAACACCTCGAGAGGTCCGACGCCCCGACCGGATGCCTCCTGATCGGCACGGCCTCGGGCACGCTCGCCACCGACGACACCATCCGCCGCGTCATCGCGGACTACCATGCCGAGCTCTTGGCCGCGATCACCCGCGGTGTGCGAGCGCGTTACCCGTCGGACACCGATCCCGAGGTCTCCGCGCGCGCCACCGCGATCACCGGGGCCGTTGTGGCCGCCATGACGCTGGCCAGGGTCGACAGCGCGGCCGCCGTCGATCTCGTCGATGTGACGCTGGCGACGCTGCGCTGA
- a CDS encoding HAD-IIB family hydrolase codes for MSVSYQGRDYRLVMFDLDDTLAPSKSPLADNMVALLRRMLGDTLGCIISGGRFGQFQSQVLDRLGVFETMGNLHLMPTCGTQYVRWSGEAWETVYAEYLSDDEKKRTLDVLETGARELGLWESQTWGPILEDRGSQITFSALGQSAPVDAKSAWDPDGAKKESLRAYAAQRLPDLEIRSGGSTSVDVTKKGIDKAYGANKLMHILDLGIDDILFFGDRLDEGGNDYPVKALGITSIAVHGWEDTFAKLSEIVDN; via the coding sequence ATGTCGGTCAGCTACCAGGGACGTGACTATCGACTGGTCATGTTCGATCTCGACGACACACTCGCGCCGTCGAAGAGCCCCCTGGCCGACAACATGGTGGCGCTGCTGCGTCGCATGCTCGGCGACACGCTGGGATGCATCATCTCCGGCGGTCGCTTCGGCCAGTTCCAGTCGCAGGTCCTCGACCGGCTCGGCGTGTTCGAGACGATGGGTAATCTGCACCTCATGCCGACCTGCGGCACCCAGTACGTCCGCTGGTCGGGTGAGGCGTGGGAGACCGTCTACGCGGAGTACCTCAGCGACGACGAGAAGAAGCGCACCCTCGACGTACTGGAGACCGGGGCCCGTGAGCTGGGGCTCTGGGAGTCGCAGACCTGGGGGCCGATCCTGGAGGATCGCGGCAGTCAGATCACTTTCAGCGCGCTGGGACAGTCGGCTCCGGTCGACGCCAAGTCGGCCTGGGATCCCGACGGTGCCAAGAAGGAGTCGCTGCGCGCGTACGCGGCCCAGCGATTGCCCGACCTCGAGATCCGCAGCGGCGGGTCCACGTCGGTCGACGTCACCAAGAAGGGCATCGACAAGGCCTACGGCGCCAACAAACTCATGCACATCCTCGACCTCGGCATCGACGACATCCTGTTCTTCGGTGACCGACTCGACGAGGGTGGCAACGACTACCCGGTCAAGGCGCTGGGCATCACGTCGATTGCGGTCCACGGCTGGGAGGACACCTTCGCCAAGTTGTCGGAAATCGTCGACAACTGA
- a CDS encoding tyrosine-protein phosphatase, with protein MSLHRLIRAAAAVTTAVTLATAPALVASATSGIATAAPAPAGPVAVALAGTENTRTFEAYRTGDGRLVRDLVLRSDNLSRLTPADQRALTQRRLATIIDLRTGIERALQPDRPVPGAHTEVFDVLGATPPSTLVDLPSAYRAFVTDANARRAFRDTLLEIKNVAATGRSVLFHCSAGKDRTGWTAAILLTILGVDRTAVERDFLASNTFRHASANDPLNGVNIAWLRTAFATANSTYGSFDNYVHRGLGLSMSDVAALKKNLLSTAPHTTFSVLRWGTEA; from the coding sequence ATGTCACTTCACCGTCTCATCCGTGCCGCGGCCGCCGTCACCACGGCGGTCACCCTGGCCACCGCTCCCGCGCTGGTGGCGTCCGCCACATCCGGGATCGCCACCGCCGCACCGGCTCCCGCCGGTCCCGTCGCGGTGGCCCTGGCGGGCACCGAGAACACGCGCACCTTCGAGGCGTACCGCACCGGCGACGGCCGGCTGGTCCGCGACCTGGTGCTCCGCAGCGACAATCTGTCCCGGCTGACGCCCGCCGACCAGCGGGCCCTGACACAGCGGCGACTCGCGACGATCATCGATCTGCGCACCGGCATCGAACGTGCGCTACAGCCCGACCGTCCCGTCCCCGGCGCACACACCGAGGTTTTCGACGTCCTCGGCGCCACACCGCCCTCGACACTCGTCGACCTGCCGAGCGCCTACCGCGCATTTGTCACCGACGCCAACGCCCGACGAGCTTTCCGCGACACGTTGCTGGAGATCAAGAACGTCGCCGCGACCGGTCGCTCGGTGCTGTTCCATTGCAGCGCGGGTAAGGATCGCACCGGCTGGACCGCGGCGATCCTGCTGACCATTCTGGGTGTCGACCGCACCGCCGTCGAGCGAGACTTCTTGGCCAGCAACACATTCCGGCACGCCAGCGCGAACGATCCGCTCAACGGGGTGAATATCGCCTGGCTGCGTACCGCCTTCGCCACCGCGAACAGCACCTACGGCAGCTTCGACAACTACGTGCACCGAGGGCTCGGACTGAGCATGAGCGACGTCGCCGCCCTGAAGAAGAACCTGCTGTCCACCGCCCCGCACACGACGTTCAGTGTGCTGCGCTGGGGCACCGAAGCCTGA
- a CDS encoding alkaline phosphatase D family protein, producing MSAQFFQPTDHRIGDRHRSGVSIPGHTPDAGERPGTHISSSTTRRTFLRSGMVAGGAVALGHVATATAAPRPSRVFAHGVASGDPLPDRVILWTRITPTDSATPGSGVGPATEVAWEVATDTGFAAPVAAGRHITTADADFTVKVDATGLSPDSVYHYRFRVTSGPAAGAVSPIGRTRTAPASGADVGKVRFGVVSCANWEAGYFGAYRHLAAQPDLTAIVHLGDYLYEYEAGGYTGKTGPVRTHRPRNEIITLRDYRIRHAQYKTDPDLARLHRAHPWICTWDDHESANDAWSGGAENHQPDEGSWVTRKAASERAYYEWMPVRPGVDANGRHLYRRLRFGRLLELSMLDLRTYRDRQVSSTSRAIDDPARTITGAAQMNWLTHGLVSSETRWRIVGNPVMITPVVIPPLDPRTTAALTELLGVPTRGVPYNPDQWDGYTADRRRLLDAVRRNNIDNVVFITGDIHSSWACDIPAEVASYPGSGSLATELVVTSVTSSNIDDILKVPANTLGAAVPPAIMTANHHVRWNEFDSHGYAVLTVTPAATQMDWYFVDEKADPKTGQRHARSFRVPSGSQRVQPVSRPVD from the coding sequence ATGAGCGCGCAGTTCTTCCAGCCCACCGATCATCGAATCGGTGACAGACATCGTTCGGGGGTCAGCATTCCGGGACACACACCCGACGCCGGAGAGCGTCCGGGGACACACATCTCGTCATCCACCACCCGACGGACCTTTCTGCGGTCCGGGATGGTGGCCGGTGGCGCGGTCGCGCTCGGTCACGTCGCGACCGCGACCGCCGCGCCGAGGCCGAGCCGTGTCTTCGCACACGGCGTCGCGTCCGGCGACCCGCTCCCCGACCGCGTGATCCTGTGGACTCGGATCACCCCGACGGACTCGGCGACGCCGGGCTCGGGTGTCGGCCCGGCGACCGAGGTGGCCTGGGAGGTCGCCACCGACACCGGGTTCGCCGCACCGGTGGCCGCCGGGCGTCACATCACGACCGCCGACGCCGACTTCACGGTCAAGGTCGACGCCACCGGACTGTCGCCGGATTCGGTGTACCACTACCGTTTCCGGGTCACCTCGGGACCGGCGGCGGGAGCGGTGTCGCCGATCGGACGCACCCGTACCGCACCCGCGTCCGGTGCCGACGTCGGCAAGGTCAGGTTCGGGGTGGTGTCGTGCGCCAACTGGGAAGCCGGATACTTCGGCGCCTACCGTCACCTCGCGGCACAGCCCGACCTCACCGCGATCGTGCACCTCGGCGATTACCTCTACGAGTACGAAGCCGGCGGGTACACCGGCAAGACCGGACCGGTACGGACTCACCGCCCGCGCAACGAGATCATCACCCTGCGCGACTACCGGATTCGGCACGCCCAGTACAAGACCGACCCCGATCTGGCCCGGCTTCATCGGGCGCATCCGTGGATCTGCACCTGGGACGATCACGAATCGGCGAATGACGCATGGTCGGGCGGCGCGGAGAATCATCAACCGGACGAAGGCTCGTGGGTCACCCGCAAGGCGGCATCCGAACGCGCCTACTACGAGTGGATGCCGGTGCGGCCGGGTGTCGACGCCAACGGCCGGCACCTGTACCGCCGCCTGCGTTTCGGCCGGCTGCTGGAACTGTCGATGCTGGACCTGCGCACCTACCGCGACCGCCAGGTCTCCTCGACCTCGCGCGCCATCGACGACCCGGCCCGCACCATCACCGGTGCGGCCCAGATGAACTGGCTCACCCACGGCCTCGTCAGCTCGGAGACCCGCTGGCGCATCGTCGGCAACCCGGTGATGATCACGCCGGTGGTGATCCCGCCGTTGGATCCGCGGACCACCGCTGCCCTCACCGAGTTGCTGGGCGTTCCCACGCGGGGTGTGCCCTACAACCCCGACCAGTGGGACGGCTACACCGCCGACCGGCGCCGGCTGCTCGACGCGGTGCGTCGCAACAACATCGACAACGTCGTGTTCATCACCGGCGACATCCACTCGTCCTGGGCGTGTGACATCCCCGCCGAGGTGGCGTCCTATCCCGGAAGTGGCTCGCTGGCAACCGAACTCGTCGTCACGTCGGTCACCTCGAGCAACATCGACGACATCCTGAAGGTGCCCGCGAACACTCTCGGCGCCGCTGTCCCGCCGGCGATCATGACCGCGAATCATCACGTGCGCTGGAACGAGTTCGACTCCCACGGGTATGCCGTACTGACGGTCACCCCCGCCGCCACCCAGATGGATTGGTACTTCGTCGACGAGAAGGCCGACCCGAAGACCGGGCAGCGTCACGCGCGTTCGTTCCGGGTGCCGAGCGGCTCGCAACGCGTCCAACCGGTCAGTCGGCCGGTCGACTGA